The proteins below come from a single Pleuronectes platessa chromosome 1, fPlePla1.1, whole genome shotgun sequence genomic window:
- the LOC128441267 gene encoding methylthioribulose-1-phosphate dehydratase, translated as MEERDISCPPPSKKLKKSQCTPLFMNAYTMRGAQAVIHTHSKAAVMATLLYPGKEFRITHQEMIKGIRKGMGRTNYQYDETLVVPIIENTPEEKDLKDRMAVAMEEFPDTCAVLVRRHGVYVWGETWEKAKTMCECYDYLFDLSVQMKQCGLDPAALPLEHKV; from the exons atggaggagagggacaTCAGCTGTCCGCCTCCCTCCAAGAAGTTAAAGAAGAGCCAGTGCACGCCGCTCTTTATGAATGCCTACACAATGAGAG gGGCTCAGGCGGTGATACACACCCACTCCAAGGCTGCTGTCATGGCCACGCTGCTGTACCCTGGCAAAGAGTTCAGGATCACCCACCAGGAGATGATCAAGGGGATCCGTAAGGGCATGGGCCGTACCAACTACCA GTACGATGAAACCCTGGTGGTGCCAATTATTGAAAATACGCCCGAGGAGAAGGACTTGAAAGATCGGATGGCTGTAGCGATGGAGGAATTCCCAGATACGTGCGCAGTCCTCGTGCGCCGGCATGGAGTTTACGTCTGGGGCGAGACGTGGGAGAAAGCCAAGACCAT GTGTGAATGCTACGACTACCTGTTCGATCTGTCCGTCCAGATGAAGCAGTGTGGACTGGACCCTGCCGCCCTCCCACTGGAGCACAAAGTTTGA